One Ktedonobacteraceae bacterium genomic window carries:
- a CDS encoding RHS repeat-associated core domain-containing protein: MTSHHGFASLGRCLWQTITHFGIPRTHAPSRFFLLTDALGSILSEITWSAGGASVQGNQLFGPYGKGRYSAGTINTTKGFTGQYNDPLTGLDYYVSRYYDPVVGVFLSADNVQGNLQGMDPYTYVGGNPESRNDPTGQLFIGASNNNGHYVLPPPPPPPPPQQGSCNFFCNLWNGTKAVVSNSEC, from the coding sequence ATGACCTCACATCATGGTTTTGCCTCGCTGGGTCGTTGTCTCTGGCAAACCATCACCCACTTTGGGATTCCTCGTACACACGCTCCAAGCAGATTTTTCCTGCTCACCGACGCCCTGGGCAGCATCCTCTCGGAGATCACCTGGTCGGCAGGCGGCGCCTCGGTGCAGGGCAACCAACTCTTCGGCCCCTATGGCAAGGGGCGCTACTCTGCCGGCACCATCAACACCACCAAGGGCTTCACCGGCCAGTACAACGACCCCTTGACGGGACTGGACTATTACGTCTCACGCTACTACGACCCGGTGGTGGGCGTCTTCCTCTCGGCGGATAACGTACAAGGGAATCTACAGGGGATGGACCCCTATACGTATGTCGGCGGGAACCCGGAGAGCAGAAATGATCCGACCGGGCAGCTGTTCATCGGAGCCAGCAACAATAATGGCCACTATGTGCTCCCGCCACCTCCACCACCCCCGCCTCCGCAGCAGGGTTCGTGCAACTTCTTCTGCAATCTATGGAATGGCACCAAAGCGGTCGTCAGCAATTCAGAGTGCTAA